A segment of the Acidimicrobiia bacterium genome:
CGTGAGCCGTCACCACCTCACCTCGCTGCACCCCGTGTGCGTCTCGGGCTCGACCTGCAGCGTGGCGTGGGCGATGCCGTGGTTCGCCTCGAGCATCGCCCTCGCCCGGTCGAGGACCGCATGCGGGTCGGTCTCCTCGGTGGTCATGAGATGGGCGGTTGCGATGTCCATCTCCGACGTGAGCGACCACACGTGGAGGTCGTGGACGTCGACGACGCCGGGGATCTCGGCCAACTGGTCCCCGATCATCGTGACGTCGACCCGTCGCGGCGCCGCCTCGACGAGGATGGCGATCGCCCTCCGGCCGATCCGCACGGCACGCGGGACGACGTAGAGCCCGACGGCGGCACCGAGGACCGGGTCGACGATCCACCAGTCGGTGAGCGT
Coding sequences within it:
- a CDS encoding cation diffusion facilitator family transporter, with the translated sequence TLTDWWIVDPVLGAAVGLYVVPRAVRIGRRAIAILVEAAPRRVDVTMIGDQLAEIPGVVDVHDLHVWSLTSEMDIATAHLMTTEETDPHAVLDRARAMLEANHGIAHATLQVEPETHTGCSEVRW